GCATTTCTACTACTCCTAAGCAATCTACAAGTTTGAATATCTAATTTCATTAAGGTGAGTCAGgttttttgtttattatagttTTGAAGGTATTGCTGTTTTTTTATTCAAGTTgctgaaatttttttatttttgtttgtctGCAACCCAAATTTTATTATACAACTGATTTCTGGTCACACTGATAATCAAATTTTATTGAGGTAAAGTTTTTGCTTTCTGTTTGCTTTCAAATTACAAATAAcaatctatttttttttgttaatctttcatcaaaattcTGATTTATTTTGTTTGTAGATTCAAGCCTTCAACAGAAAAGCACCATCAGGATTCAACCATAAAACATCATCAAAGTTTTTTATTTTCAAGTGTATTCTTTCCTTACTTGTCACTATAATGTTTCCTAAAAAAACACTTATCAAGAGCTGAAGAATCTAAACTCAAACAAACAGGGTCTTTAGATAAGTTTATTAAACTGAAACCAGTCGGTTCTTCTAGTGTGTCAAATGAATGTGATGATACTAATGTATAATGTGTCAAATGAACGTGATGATACTAAAAGATGGAAAGTATTATTAGATAAAGTTATAACTTTAACTATAAAGTATTCTCTAATACTCGTTAGGAAAGTAAAATTAAAAGTGTCAAAGCTATTAGATTTTAGGCTCCTCAAATACGATTAGCTTTGTTAGAATTGGCTAAACCATGTGATGACCTAAAATCAAAAAGTGAAGCCAAAAGTTTAGTTAAAGCTATTAAGAGTTTTGAATTTTCACTTAGTATGGTTATTTGGTATGAATTTTTTTTGCTATTAATATGGTAAGTAAAAAATTGCTATCTAAATCTATTTTTATTGATGATACTATTAACCAGTTACAAAATGTAATGacatttttttatgaaatttaGAAATGAAGGGTTTGCTTCAAGCATAAATATTGCTAAAAAAAATTGCTTTAGAAATAGGTGTTGAACCTACATTTCCATTTAGGCGTAATGTCATTAGAAAGAAACAATTCGATGAAAGTGATATGGAAGAATAAGAAATACAATAATCGGAAGAGTATTTTAAGGTTCATTACTTTTATGTTGTTGTGGATGTTGCAATTGTTTCATTAAATATTAAATTTGAACAATtaaagtattttgaaagtatatttggatttttatatgattcaaagattttaaattcattaaatgAAAATAAGCTTAAAGATTGTTGTATAAAGTTTGCAAATATTTTTTCTAATGACATTTTTCTGATATCAAATGATCTTTTTACCGAATTAAATTTTTTACAAAAGATTCTTCTAAATTATATTAAATCTGCagttgaaattttaaaatttattaaagCTAAGGATTGTTACCCAAGTGTTTTTATTGCATATTGAATTCTATTAACTATTCATATTCATGTTTCATATACATAGATgagtttttcaaagttgaaagtATTGAAGAATTATTTAAGGTCGTCGATGTCACAAGAAATGTTGAACGACTTGACACTTCTATGTATAGAGAAGGACATGCTCAGCAAGATCGATCTTGAAGATATTATTAATGATTTTGCATCTCAAAAAGCTGGGAgtatttttctttaaatttttagatttttgtaACAGAAAATGTTATATTTAGATGCTAGTacaagtaattttttttttcaaatagtgAGTTCTTATAAAATTGTTGATGAAATTTATGCATTATAAGGGTCTTTTTTTCCTTCTCGCCTTGGACCCAAATTATGTTTAGAGCAGTCCTCTTGTTCTTGAATTCGCTATTTCCAAATTGTAAGAATATACAGTATGGAAAACCTTACTCATTAATAACAAAAAAGTTGTGTATGGGTGGTGTTTGAAATAAATTTGTTAAAACTTTAACATGGAAAAGCTACAAATACAAAATTGAAGGGTGtttgttttatcttttaaaaCATCTTTTAACTTTTAGGTAAAAATAAAAAGctaaaagatgtttggtaaaaaCAACAGAACTtgtaaaaattatttttggatatAAGAAAAATGAACTTTTTCGAAAAGTCAGATaaacctgactttttgtaacttttcctaaAATGATTTTTGCCCTCTCAAAAACTAAGTCAAACACCCCTTAATATGTCCAAAATTATATACGATATCCGACATGAATAAAGTCGGAAGCTATGGATCACGGAGTATCACGTCTCGCAAAGCAAGTTTGAGATAAAATATAATGAGATGTATAACTATTCAGAAATATAATATTTGAGAATGCTTAAATAGAATTTATTTAATCCTAAAAATGATATGTATACCTTTAAATTCCAAACACTAGTAATTTTTATGATTATACCCTTAAATTTAACCCGTATATGTATAccttttatccttaaaaatgatATGCGGTGTTTGTTATATTTCTTCTTTAAGAAACGAATTtacaaaggaaaaaaaaaaaaaacaaaatgaagAAAAGGTCAagtttttttgttattttctccATCAAACCAGCCCCAATATTTGATTGAACCGACCCATTATTGTAAAGTTTTAGAAACAAATTAAATTGTTTCCAAAACCCATCATGACGTGTTGAACCCTTTCTTTAAAAACCTTGTTTTCTGTGAACAACCCTTCTCTTTCACCTTTCCGTCACCACTTCCTACTTCATTCCCTCTCCCAACATTCTTCAGCTCCCATCATCATCAGCTTATCCCCCACCTGAACTTTATCAACGAAATCGGTAGAACATCGGCACGAGGGTGACAGTTCTTCTCGTTAAATACGCAACCGAAACCTAATAAAAGAAAGTCGGGAAGAAGGTAAATAACAAAATTATGATTTTATAATATCATAACTCCTGGTGTTTTTTGGTTTTCATATACTGTATTTGCCATTGTAAAACGAAAGTGCTTGCCAAATTTGATACAAAGATCTGATCGCTGACTATTTCTTTGATTAAATCAATGTTAGTTAATAATCTTTATATAGTTTTTGTTGAATCACATTTCTTTTGTGTATTTAGTTATTTTGAGTTGCAGGGATTGATGGGTTTGGCGAATTTAAGCTCATGCAAAGAGCGTTATGAAGAAATACAAGAAAAGAGTAACCAGAAAAGTTCAGAGTCGGATCAGATTTTGGACATGAAGTCTGATAGCTTCACAGTTGATATGGAACCTCTCTCTCATCATAGCAACAAAGATCTCACCCATAGTTCAAGAATTAACGTAAGTTAATTGCTAATGATTGTGCTTTGAGTGTTAAATGTATTACATTTTATATTAAAGATTTATACAAATTGTTGTTGACAAATTTGGATGGGGGTGATATTAAGTTATCATCATTTTCACTTTGATACTTGTGCAATCAAGTTAGGCCTTTCTCCTAATGAAGGTTTACACTTTCCGTGAACGTTAGCGGAAAAGATATTGCTTTATTAGTAATCATCATATAAAAACTCAATAACTTGGACGCATAATTAACATGAGCCTTAATTTGTCCTTCAAGAATTTTCCTTTACCTCTTTTTTTCCTACTATGAATCATGGAAATAATATCATTTAATTGAGAAAACCGAACCTCTTGAgtaaacaatcaaataagttgATTATTGTGAAGATACATCAGAAATATAGGTATTTTCTTTGTTCAAAATTCAAAGTCCACTTGACTCTCTTTATCACAAATGAACCCTTCCTTTACGTTGAATAAGTTATAGTATTAAATTGTGAAAGTAGAAATCAcgttaaaatatttttttgtttatatattcACTTATCCCTTCCTCAAAATTTTGATACTTTGTAGATGGATAGGAGTCTATCAAGAAAAGGGTCGCAAGTAAGGGCTGAGAAGAAGATGAATTCGAATTCTCTAGTGAATGATAGCAATGGAGATACTATTCCCACACCTAAAGGTCACATCCTCTTATTTgcttaattatattttttaaatctATTTCATGCTTTTGCGTTCATACCTTTTAATTTGCTATAAATACAAGAAGGCCAAAATTTTGTTTTGCTGCTTAATTCGTATTcctaaattttaaaaacaaattgtGACCATAAATTATGTGAGGTTATCCATAGTAATTATCGTTGCCGAATATATGCGAATATATGTTTGACAATTTAGGCTATATGGCACACCTAATGGTCCCCGCTCGATATATACAACAATCAACATGATATATGTAAACATCACTTTGTGGACAAGGAAAGAAAGACAATCTGTAGCTTTGTAGCCCGAGATTTCTTATAGATTCTCACATAATTAACACGATGGGAACTATGAGAGCTAAAGGTAGACGTGTTCATGAACTTGAATTTAAAGGTAAAGAACACACAAAGTTGGAATACAAGATCAATCATGAACTTGCAATGAAAAAGAAACGCACAATAACAATATCATATTGCTTTGGGTTTAACTTTTAAATGTTGTTCACAATTGATGGATATAAGTATATAACTGAATTTATTTCGATGGAGTCTTAAAAGACTATATATGTCGTTACAGATAAGTATGATTTCAAAAGTGtaacatatataaataaaagagtaaattacacaaatggtccctatggtttgaggtaatttgcacgtttggtccttaacttatatttttaactcagaaggtccctactatttgctTTTGTTACATGTTaggtccctacagtttgtttttgttacgcgtttggtccatgtcttacctaaaaagacaattatttaaatagggaaactTGGCGGAATAGATAAGGTAAGGTGAGAgggtggggttgggggtgtgtttatttaaataaattaaaaaaacaaatcaaaggcaaaatagtctttttagttaagacaaggaccaaacacgtaacaaaaacaaacagtagggtccttccgagttaaaaaagtaagttagggaccaaacgtgcaaattacactaaaccatagggaccattcgcataatttactctaaataaaAAGTGGTGGATACTAGAGAATGTCATTACTTTTTGTTTCTAGCGTTGATGAATTTTTTTATGTGCATTAAACAGCTGCATTGATGGCGGGTACCATGCCAGAAAAGTTGATGTTAGTGAAACCGAACACTGATCATATCCTCGACCCACAACTACACCATCAAATCACCATCATGACCAGTGGCAACACCACCACAACCAAAGCTGCCGGAGCACCACTCAAAAGCAGTCTTTTTGGGAAGAAATCAAGCAGTTTTAAGCTTTCCTCCATTATCAATCCAAGAAGAATCCTCTTCTTCTTTGCCACCTTGTAAGCATAATATATTAAGTTCCCATTTTGCTAAATACAACAAACTTTCCATTGTAATGGCCTCACAAAGTGGGAATCTAAAATTTCTGTCAATCATTTTCTTCGACAGGTCAAGCATGGGAACCATCCTATTGATATGTCTCACGCTCTCCATGGCTAAGTACAATGAAGATGACAACTCGCACGCAGCAAACCAAACATAGTATCCATAGTGTTTATGAGTggtggattttttttttctttttttgtgacTTTGCTGCTTTGTTTATAGAAAAGAAGAAGACAAGGATGAAGAGCACTACGACAAAGATTTGGAATCTTCTTATTAAATTAGGAGTGATGATGAATGGTGGAAGAGATCAAGTAAAAAGCGATAACAATGACATATTGACATGGGTCTGCATGCCTTTTGTTTGGTGCTAAAAAGTGTAGTCTTTTTTTTCCTCCATACCATTGTGTATATCCATTTCTGCTTTTTGAATTTGCAGTTTAATTCAAATAGTTCTTCCATGTGAGTTGGGATCGATCAGTTCATGGTATATATTTAAAGAAGTTGAAAAAATGaaattaaatgaaatgaaaagacTCATACCCGGATTTTGTATCTTGATCAGACCAAGAAACGGAAATTTGATCCACAAAAAAAATCTTATTTGTTATGTGAATGTGCATTATTGCCACTACCGAGACATAGCAATAGAGTCATATTCTTAAAAGGTGGGGTAGATTCTGCAACATAAATATGTTGGAAATAATAGAATTATATACAAATACAATTTAATGTAAATTTGTTGAATGCAgtgaaaaaatataataaaaaatttatttctaTAGCCTAGATCAACTTTATTATAAATAACACAATCAACATGTGTGacatatgaacatccaaggtttGAAGAACCATCATAATCTTGCTGATGCTCATCCACATAGAAAACTTGTTCTTGTCAAATGGAGGACATGTGATCACAGAAGTAAACAATCAACAGTCAACAGAATAACAAATATATAACAAAAGGAATTCTAATCAAATATAAATACAagtaattcataaaaaaaaaacatacttgAATGATGATTACATACAAAATTACAGTCCAAAAACAGTGTcctaagataaaaaaaaatttagtatATGGATATGCCTTGAGGACACAACAATAATCCAAGAAGTGATCTTGAATCTGTCGAAAATTTCTATGTTCCCTTTATCGCTAGAAAAACAAATTTACAAGAGTTTTTATGGTGTGATGTGATTTTTGTAACAATTCACAAATGACTGAAAACAAATATTTATAGGCTTTGATTATGACAGTTGGTAactataaaaaatcaaaaataactgCCACAATACTTGTTAATTCAGTAATTACGagattaataaaaatgaaaattaatttttaattaaaaaatatttaattaatcagAAAGACCCCAAGATGCCCAAGGCCCATATTTggaccattaaatattctcttgatattaaCCTAATTTGAATCAAATTAGGCTAGTCCAACACTACAACCCAAACTCATCCATCTTAGCCCAATGTTTTATCCATATTGATAAACTAATGAGGCGTAGACTTATAGGGATGAGTTTTTTCTTTCATGCTTTCAATGTGGGACAAGTCCCACAATGCAACTTATTAAACAAAGTTCTAACAATACCCACATTTTTTATTCAAACTCCAaaaataccccacatttgaatagaaaataagagaactttgatattcaaatacgggaagtaagatatgacttGTATATGAATAGGagttgtaaaacttgaacctttcatagtgagtactacttggatctactttgtgggtagtgaactagagtcttgaactaaccactttttatagtagaaaCAGAGACAAGAAGTATCACaaatatcatatctaagcatagatgCTTTCTTACtgttgtgttcatttcggtcgTGAACAATCCTTTCTttatgagacttttagagagatTATCTGTACCAGCTCCCAAATATGCGACCTcaacattattaagaataaataccCATCCTTATATCTTCAACGGAAAACACAAAATAAATATGATAGAGTGAGCATACCTTTTTAATACTGATACTTTGAGTCTTCTCgaactagttgtcctattgaacctataCCATGGGATCTctaatgttgctaggttaggtttccgccaGGTGGTGTCTCATTTTGTTGGCTTTAAGCCcgttcccctcgatgtgaagataACATACTCTCTACTAAGGCCTTTTGTCAAaggatcaactatattttcctttgactttgtgtaactaatggaaatgattccattcttcagcaagtctcttACTGAAATGTTTTCGCtcctaatgtgtctcgacttgccattgtatatttgactttgtgtTCTAGTGGGAGCAACCATGCTATCATAATCTACACCAATGGCAGTAATAGGTTTAGGCCACACATGAATACCTTCTATGGAGattttaagccattcagcttcttcagtaGCTTtgtctaaagcaacaaactcaACTTCCATTGTAGAATGAGTATTCACATTTTTCTTAGAGGATTTCCAAAATATAGCAGCTCTCTGGATTTTGCTTtagaagtattggaaatccaattgcATCATAATATCCTTTAAGAACAAGAAGATACCTCATGTAATGCAATCCATAATTCATTATATGCTTTAAATACTTAATCACTCtcactaatgcataccaatgatctaTCCCAAGATTATAGGAGTAACAACTCAATCTACTTACGTTATATTTTATGGGTTTTATGTGTTACAAAAAAATTCTTATTTTAGCATAAAAACATAAATCCTTAGTTTAGATAcaccctaaaggatctatgttctcgctatgatttgcaaaacaactattgaatatcaagaaccctgaaagtatgttgctattttttaaATTAGTAAAGGGTTATAAGAAAATTTATACCTTAGTTTATTATAGCAAATAAACTAGTAATCCTTCTTCGTTGGTCTTCAAAAAGCAAGCACCAtaagtgtcgtgcctctaatggctcacacccaaaccctagcaaattGGAGGATAAAAAAGAGAGATGATGAGGAAGGGATTTTTTTGAAATTCTCTTTGGAATGAGGTTAATTTAGAAAATCATAACCtaatggggtttatataggtgatagggAGGCTAAGGATAATATAATTTCcttttagataaccctaatcaTTTTGCTTTCCTTCCAAAGCATCCAAGTTCCTTCAGAGCTCAAGAAAAGCTCGAGAAACCCTCTAAAACTCCTCTAGAATCGCCCCCTAtaggaggttctagaattggtgaatgtttaacttttgaacactgtcacctttagtccttccacttttaattaatctaattaatcccaaagttatttctaattaatttcttattaatttttaattaaacaatactaattctaatcaatatattattcttagaatataataataaatcatttattttgatttctaattaatttatcaaccatacaataaattaataaatcagtctctctctccaaaaagcaATCCATTCAATTAATAGGGTTGAGGGCAACCTAATatgactttgctaataattcaagattatattaatttagttattggcttagacacctaatcgagcagtctcctacttggataagtctaaaaattagactttttaaataaataaatgaattgaCTAAATAACAAAACtctttttgtaaagaattaaaTTACTggtataacttctaaattaaacaacaaagggtgctttccaaagcaactgtcgaactctgatccgaTCAGAGTTGTtatcctttagataagtgatcaaatatttatCCGttcttctagatatcatatggacatgagacatggattgaaatcaatctcattgtccaaaattTTGTTTCTCGTTTTTCAGATTTATGAAGACTGAATTCAGACtactaactgaacacatcaattcagtatGGGCTTGGCCAAGGACTTCAGATGTCAACATCAgatcatcgagggacccaaagatatcgcttttcccgttaaggaaaaagaaacaaataaattttgactcatatgcttgtatcttttactcaccaaatctTGCATGACACTACGCTTTATAATGTCACATTAATTATGTGTTTACATAACACCAATGCAcgaccgacttgtaaattacaactcatatatctccattttagtttggttgtggacttaaggCCACCCATTATGTCGACAGTCTATTCAATCTTAATtacatacaacttgtatacaccaAGTGAATTTAGAAGGACATGGTATGGAATACACTATACAAATTCACTACAAGTGTTGCTATAAACGAAATTGGTGATTATTTACTTATATTAGTAGACTGTTATTGTAAATCACttatgtaacgacgtaaatttcaaaacaatttttcatattttaaaaacacactttcattcataattgttataaaaatttcATTGTATCAACAatccataacatcacatcccaataTCATAATATctaaaactcctcatgtgtgtactgatcaagccggcaccttcccgcgatcctcactggtacctgaaacacataacacaacactgtaagcataaatgctttatcggttccccaaaataccacatacaacacatatgtgTTTCTAGGACGtaactctgtgggaccttccggtccaagtgtctcaggggacttccgtcccgaatcccggtaaaccttccggtcctacccgtatcgaccttctggTCTGTATCCTCCttaccttccggtccatatcatcttgaccttccggtcctgatcatacatagcatacataacacatacatatcacatatcagcatGTAGCACATATATCTTATAgtatataagaccttccggtcacacataaatacccttccaggtacagtaaagtgagaagactcacctcgggtatctcggataGTCTCGCACTCGAACATACTGGCCaagcccccgcctaaacacataacaatactctcaaataaataatggctctcaaaggctagattaaatccactctacaatttccatagaagggtaaaagaccattttacccctccctgacccaaaaaTCCAAAGGtttaccaaaaccctaaaagtcaacgtaagtcaacaggaggcagtgcgcggcgcgtaccttctctatacgcggggcgtacgccggcgaaccacaatcggggtctcaaccccttacattgcgcgtactgagagttacgcccaacgtaagtctcagtttcagtCTTTCCTTGGATtatggtcttaaacagttaagacactccttcgacttccagatctgactttccctaagcctcttatcccataaattcggaacctttaagcctttgcatggttgtaaaggtccctacaccctcTAATACCTTTCCTTTTTCctcaaaaggtctagatctcatgcatggctcaatatttatgtccaagattgcatttttatgaacatacaactcttatagtcctaaaatatgatagatctaggccaatggagaccatttgctcataaagtctccatcttgggaccaaaaaccctagaaattgatccaagaagcacacaacacaaaagACAAGacaagttttgagctttttacctcaggaagaagctctcTGAAAAGCTCGGATCTACTCTTGCCCACAAAATTCTAGCTTccaaaatggcctcttcttcttttccaccaccttgaaatgacacgttgaagcttagaacaccacCACACTATCTAGAAACGAAGGAGGACTCTCTATTAAGGTTTCACTCTCTGGAATGGTGGATGAGGTCAAGGCCATAGCATTCCTTTTACAGTGCACAAGccccagattagggttttcatctgggctcgctacgcccaacgtaactctgggtacgcccagcgtacccaggcaaGTCCGCGTCCTAAAtcagcgcgcgagtacgcgcagcgtactcctcagTACGCCAGCGTACTCACTAGCCTAACATTTTACTTAAGGGACTcaacttgacaacttgggaaaaTGAGAAGGATTAAATAGCTTTagctgaatttcgggatgttacaattctctcccactagaaccagacttcgcccttaaagtctcatgccgaaaacaactctggatgctgttcccgcatctccgactccgattcccaagtcagctcggaccccctcTGGTTCCCTGCCACTGGACCTAAACCAGGGGCACCACCTTGTtactcagaaccttgatcttccgatccaagattgcgatcggcgtatcaacataattcagactcgcatccacctggatatcctccaacggtaccactgccgactcgttggctatacacttcctcagctgagacacgtggaaggtatcatgaatttgGCTCAACTCCACAGGTAgttccaaacgatatgctactttGCCCACCCTCGTGATCACCCTAAACGACCCACTATATCGGGGTCCcatcttgcccctcttcctgaatcgaatcactcctttccaaggagacactttcaggaatACAAAATCCCCGACctaaaactcgagctcggatcgtcgcctatccgcataactttttTGGCGACTCTGAGCTGTTAACAACCTCTGCTTGACCTGTTGTATCTACTCTattgtctgaagcactatcttagTGCTGCCATTActtgctgccctacctctccccaacagatgaaAGTCCGACACGTCcacccatacaacaactcaaagggaggcataccaatgctcgaatggtggctgttgttataagaaaactcagccaatggcagatacgtgtcccaactccctccgaagtccaacacatatGCCCGAaacatgtcttcgagcgtctgaatcgtccactc
The genomic region above belongs to Lactuca sativa cultivar Salinas chromosome 4, Lsat_Salinas_v11, whole genome shotgun sequence and contains:
- the LOC111897143 gene encoding uncharacterized protein LOC111897143; this encodes MGLANLSSCKERYEEIQEKSNQKSSESDQILDMKSDSFTVDMEPLSHHSNKDLTHSSRINMDRSLSRKGSQVRAEKKMNSNSLVNDSNGDTIPTPKAALMAGTMPEKLMLVKPNTDHILDPQLHHQITIMTSGNTTTTKAAGAPLKSSLFGKKSSSFKLSSIINPRRILFFFATLSSMGTILLICLTLSMAKYNEDDNSHAANQT